The Alnus glutinosa chromosome 10, dhAlnGlut1.1, whole genome shotgun sequence DNA window CAAATTCCTACGCAAAAAACAATGTAAAAAAAGTTTAAGCCAATTAGAATGTCAAAGATAAAGAAGAGATGCTTGCAATTTTAAAAGATCCAAATAAGGCAtcatttaagttttaaaatttagcATACAAAAATACTAGAATGAAAAAGAACATACATACCCCTCCAGACATTTCTCTTTGCAGTGATTAATAAAGTCATCTGTATATTTTCCTAACAAACTCTCAAGACGTTTGATTAATTTTGGAATATCACACGCAGGTAATATATCCCAGATCTTCAAAACTTGATAGTACCTAAATTCTGTCACCACGTCACTCCGATCTTTTGCTATATCATTTGCACAAACAACATAAAGACCTTTAACCTTAAATTGCTGTAAAGTCTGTGAAGAACCTCCACATATGGGATCTAAATGCTTCCTCTTGGGTCTCCATCCGCTAGAAAGTTTAACTAGAAGGTGTATAACTAATTTCTTTGTTTGTACATACTTCAGTTTTTTAAATGACTTCAGAAAGTTATCACTGAAAGAAACCTGTTGAAATTGAGTACAAAAGTTATAATAAAaagactacaaaaaaaaaatttagacaaGAATACTAAAATTGCCACTTATATAagttacaaatataaatatgttgCATGGAAAGAATAACTATTGAACACCAAGTACCTTCCACCTAGCACTTCTGAAAAGTATGCTATCCCCATTGAACAAATCGTCAAATTGTTCAAACTCTTTCTTCACATCCAATATTGCTTTGGTCAAATCATGATCTTCATCGGCATTAAAGAAACATTGGCGATTCTTAGCATCACGGACTAAGGCTTCCCAATCAGATTCACTATTACACAGGGTTCTTTCATTTCCCAAAATCCATAGACAGTGCCTAAAGGTATTATTGGGCCAATTATTATTCACCACACTTGTTAAAATGGAAGCAAAAGCAAACTTATCAAAGCAGATTAGCATAAGTATTACCTAGCCCTTGTAAGAGCAGCATTAGTTCTCTGAGGATTTGATACGAACCCAATTGATCCATAACTGTTACATCTTACcgttgatattattattatgtccTCTTCCCCACCCTGGAACCCATCAACTGATTTAACCTTCACTGCAAACCCATCAAGGTTATCATACTTCCGTCCAAGTCTCTCTTGAATTGCAACTACTTGGGCAGCATAAGGAGATATAACACCAACGCTGAATTTCTGTTCCGAACCACACCAAGCTGTATTCAGAGCAAATGACAAAAGatggaaaaaatgaagaagaagttaATTAAAGGTTTAACCGTTTAAATTTAGACAAAAGAGGGAAAGAATATGATACTTCAATTGAGTAACCTTTGTATAATTTAAGCAGTATTTTCATAACAACAGCAACCTCAACCATGTTCCTTCTACTACGCCTAACATcatccttctcttctcttccacctactatatttataaaagaataGGGACCAAACATTGGCCAGGAAAGATAGTGCTTTTCGTGgctttttcttttaacatttgGAGAATCTAAGATCTGTTTgtgataaaatttcaaatttgggaAGAAACTTATGGATGGATGCATTCGGTACTGTATATTGAGAAGATGTTTTGAGTGACCCAATGACCTCAATCTCTCAAATAAACTTCTCCCAAAGCCAGCTTCACGAGAAATCTGTGAAAGGAAATATAATAGATTTTGAAAAAACACTAAAAgcgaaaaaaaagaagaaaaaaagaaaagaaaggggtaACCAAATAGCATTTACATACATTGCTTTCAACCATTGCTGGTAATTGGCACTCATCGCCAAAAAGAATAGCATGCCTTAAACCCGGAAGTTGCAATGGTATGGTTGACTCGCACTCCTTTAATTGTGCAGCTTCATCAATAACCATAATGCTCAGGGGTTGTTCCATTGGCACTGAGTGCAGCTTATAAGAACTTGAAGCAGTGCAAAAAAGTAAGGAAGCTTTTTGAAGACAATATTCCTCTATTGACCGTTTGCTCATACCGCTTAGACGGTCAAGCAAATTAAATGAACCATTAATAGTCCTTAAAACAGACAGGCATTCGCTTCTCTTTTTATACAACAGGAATGGCATATCCATAGATGACAGAGGTATATCTGCAGGTAATTTTGAACGAGAAAAAAGCTCTTTCAGTACTTCAGATTCCACATTATCTTGAATCAGCAAGGTTTCAAAAGACTCAAGCAGGCCAATAAGAGAGACcatgttttggaaattttgttCTAGAACAGTTTTTTCTGGTAAATGTGTACAAAAGACGAGAATACAATTTTTGACTGATGGTGAAGTAGAAACAAATCTTTTCCTCAGAAAATCCAGAAATGAGTTGCACTCCCTCTTGCTAATACTACCcgctttcttttttatttcattttcattgttGTGTTCTCTCTCCTTGAGAGATTCATTCTCCAAGAAGATTTTATACTGAGAAACACAGTCTTCAAGAAGATCAATCATTGAAGCAAAACAATGCCTCCAACCAGTCAAAGGTCCTAAGCACTCAGTAAGCCTTTTGACCCGATAATCCAAATGTATCTCTTCAATgtctaaaccaaattgcagcCGCTCCTTACTCCCAAATAAGAGAATATCTCCCAGTGAGAAAAACAAAGCACCGCTCCAATTGTTAGTTTCGAAGGATTCTTTAACCAGCTTTAAAGTGCAAGAGGCCACTGTTGTGATTGCAGCATTTGTTGGGGCACAGGTAAGAGTCCTAAATCCCATTTTTAAAAGGGTAAAGAGCAGTGTACTGGTAGTTTTTGTTTTCCCGGTACCTGGAGGACCCCATATAAGTTCCACAGCTGATTTGTGGTTGCAATGTTTCTTATGGAGACATGCCAGAACTGCCTTGGTTTGTGATTCATTCAGTTTAGAAGTAACACTTGTCACAAATTTCTCATCCCAGCTCCCATCTCTCTGTGCACAACAAAGATCACCATCTTCCTCAATCTATTGTACaacatcagaaaaagaaaatagtcaAACTTGTTAGTCAATAATATTTTGCACTTTATTCTGTAATTATAGTTGCTTTATTGGGTTGATTATAGTTGCCTTATTAGGTTTGTTACTTTCTGTAATTGCTGATATTCAACATTGTAATTACggttttttcttctataaatatgagaacCCTCACAAAGAGAGGTATTCGGTCCAATCGACAAAACTAAGTCtccaacaattaattaatgttaGTAAAACAAATATGAGTTCAAATAAAGTCAAAACAAATTTCTCTTGTTATTGTTTACATACAAAATATATGAGTATGACATTTTATAACCTAAATTAAGGGGTTAAGGGGAGGGGAGAGAGATATAATAAACTCAAACCAAACTATCCGCAACAGTACACAGCTTTGATAACTAGAGGAAATAATGAGTTCAGCACATAACAATTTAATGTTGTTTTAACGGTTTAAATGATATCACATGGTAAATATATTTGCACgccattcaaaaaatttaaatgatatgacattatttgCATTGTTAGATGTAATAACATTAGATGTTGACTATAAAATGGTTCATCTCCATTTTACATGATTATTGCCCCACGTGAATGGGAGcgttaaaatgttaattaaattattaacttcacaatttcaaatcaatttcaAGTTTCtaagataagtagtgatttaacatgaatGAAATACTAAAGATTTAGTATTTACCAAAGAATTAGTGCTCAGAACATTTTTGATAATCTCCAGATTCCCAGACATGTGCAAGGCATTCCATATTCTCTTGTTAGTGACTGTATTtatcaagaaaatcagaaacaaTGATTTCTGTATCCCAGCATCATCTCCAATGTCTTTCGACCCCTTGACTTTGAAACTAGTAGATGTGCTATTATCCTCGTTTTCATCCTCTTGGATTTTAGTGACCGTTACAAAAGCCCATTGCCTTCCTGTTCTTTGTAAATCAGAAACATCCTCGGGTATAGCATTTGCTAAAACTAATATATCTCCCGGCAAAGTTTTGTAGGGCTCCTTGCCAAGAACACTGAATCTGTTTCTCCAAGAATCAACCTTAACATCATACAAATTCTTCCCATATGGCTTAGATTCATCAAATGCAATTACTTCAGCAAAAGGAGCGTTTGATATAATCTCCATACTTGAATGCAGTTCTGCACGAGTTTCTTCCAGTAAGGGGTGTTTGTATGACTCAAAATACTGTTCAACAGATTCAAACTCCTGTGGAATATTTTCTACCTATAAAGAATCAACCAATAAGCTAAAATGCATGAATTAATCCACATAAACATGCAACTAAGAGAAGATAAAAAAGGTGTGAATTAATCCACAGAAGCATGCAACAGCTTGTATTTGTTGTTCAGAACGTAACAAGTGAAATCGCCTACAACTAAAATTCCTCCTACCAACATATCACTCAATTAAcgtaagtaaaaaaaaaaagttaaaacaaaTAGATCTCTTTTTGATGATGGGGAAAACAAATAGATGTTTTTCATTAACCATTTAGTATAATTCAAAATCTTGGGAGCTTTCTCTATAGATAAGTGTTTGAGCAGCAGCTCGAGACCTATTTGAATAGGTATAATTCGGACAGGTGATTGTTAGAATGTCCCTATCTAGCGCACCTGTCCGGAACCAAACCACTTTTtgattccctataaaaaaacacttcaCAATAGATTCCATTATATTTCCTTATACCAATTAAATACtgttttttactcttattttattattttttctttttcctacttttatttttttattcatttttttcttctctcctccCTTGTCTTCtctgtcctctctctctcaaaacccaccACCCAACTGCACCAGATCAAAGCCACCAACTGCCCCATGTGTTGTGCCCGATCGTTAAAAGCACAGTCCAGTTGTCGTCGCAGGAGCCTAATGTCAATAATTCCGGTCAAGGCGAAGAAACCCCTGTGGGAAATTCACAGTGTAGTGGCGGATCCGGTTTCCACTGGTCTACAAATTCCACGGTTTCCTCTTGAGGATTTATTTATCCTCCGCAAAAATAAATGCCATGTTTCTCGTCACCCATTAATCCCGCCGGCGATGCTCTCAAGCCAATCTCATCACTTTCTACCCTATCGACGAAGTCAATCCATCCATTCCCGAATCGCTGGCAATTGTTCCCCACCCTAAACAAACAACAACGTTCCCAAATTTTCCGAAAGACCAGACTTTTCCCgagaaaatcaaaaagaaagaaaaaaaaatcagacaaGAAAGCCAGATGAAAATGCAATTTCACGAAGGAGCAATAGATGATAACGATGAGCTGCGAAGATCCAACGACCACATCTACACGACGATGAGCAATAGATGACGAAGGGCCCGGCGATCTAGCTCTTTAACTTCGCCGAAGCGATAAGCATAAGTCGGCGATCCCCCGAGAAGCTGTTCAAGATCCTCGGCCTCTACAACGGGTTGATGGATTTGATTCCGGACATCGACGTGGGGAGGTGATTTTGGGGCTTGGGGTTTTGCCGGGGTTGAAGAAATTTTGGATTTTGATTGAGAGTTGTGGAGACGTGGTCGGAATATGGGTTTGTGGGGATTGAGAAGGGGTGAGCTGGTGAGGAAGGTGGAAGGTGAAATTGAGGTGAAGACGATGGAGGACGGGGGAAGGAGgaaggagagagagatgtttttttttttggattgggCAGTGAATAATTACAAGAATGCCATCCATAAGCAAAATTTCTGGATGatttccggaaattttgctacaTCCAAACATTACCCTTTTGGATTATAAGAGCACTAGTaacagatgccctataagtagttctgttccctaaaataggaaaaatttgaaaaaagttacaaaaaatcaagtgtaaagaccaagaaaataaattgggCATTTAgcaattaaaattatatttattaaatagaggtgataaataattagattctaagtgatatttatattattgaaaataaaataagtctaaaataaaataatagaattagagtaataataataatgggtcctaattaaataaataattaattgtattgtTAAAGTACAGTTAAAATAAATGTGaggtcaaatattaattattaaatgataagATTTTTAATATGTTGGATCCTGtagtatttaataaaaataggggcttaatataaaaatgtaatCCTACATTGCCACGTGGCAGCCTGTGGTTGACTGGGAGAAAATAACATTATCTCCTCCTTAACCACTCACACACTGACACATGTCCCACCAACTTCCTCTttaatccttttctttttctctttttccccttttctctcCTGATCGCATGCCCAtctctcttttcattttccttctttttcctttcctttctctccctctctcctctTTGTTCCCACGCAGCCCAGCAGCTCCTTCCCTCCCCCTTCGCttccatttttcccccttctcTTCGGCTCATTGAGACACCGTGAGAGAGATTGTGTGAGAGTTGAGTTGAGAGAGAACCCAAGTGTTGGAAGTGGAACCTTGGCCGGGAGTGGTGCAATTTTCGGAGCTGTGGTGGTCGGGCCACCGTCGTGGCGTGGTGATAGCATCTGAACAGTGGATTTGATGCAGGGGGATCCGAGTCAGAAGACGTTGAGCTATCAGATTGCACATTGATGGCGCTGAATTACCTAGAGCAGGCAGATCAGcgcaaaattggcaagaaattgTAATTTGACCCAATTGGGGCAATTTCTAGATGCGCtgcagtattttggccataactttggctacgagtatccGATTCGTGCttatgaccccaattcggaaagctctcttcggcgcgCACATCGTGGCCACCCAGTAATGCTCGGTGCACCTTGTTTCGAGCCCAAAATATACTGTCTTCCtttcaaaaaccctaattttagatatttttttaccatttatagtaattttttgtttactgtTTAGGAAgtgattctgagcccgatttgggccagatATTTGTCagactgtttattttattttgtatttctttttattaggattttcaggattttactatttttggtaaaattctgCTAAAGACCAAACTTTCAGCTATtttagcccggcttgtgggcgttttttagacagttgttgattattgatattttatcaaattcagagtttgtctgtcttttgggtgtaaaattttcatgttttcttccttgcacactacttgttgattagcctgcagaataatcgTTATTCTGTTcggcgtcaattggtatcagagctttagCACTTTCCTGAGACGAGTCCTTCATCAGTTTCGATGGCTGGTGGTGGTGGTCGTAGTTGTGGGCAGGTTTCGGATGAGGAAGCTCCGTACCATGATCGTAACGTTCAGGATATGATGATTGGggatttgcagaggcaagttgcagagtTAGCCCAGCGCCTAACGGTGCAGGAATTTAGCAATCGTGAGATGGAGAACTCTGATTCCGATTCCACCTTCgacaacccgtatcacaatcctgctCCAAACCGGGACCACCGTGGCCGCGAACGTCATCATGGAGACCTCGGTTTCAAAGTAGACATGCCCGAGTTTTTTGGCACGTTACAAGCCGAAGGTTTCGTCGATTGGTTGAATGAGTTAGAGTGAATTTTCGAGTATAAGGAAGTCCCCAATCGCAACAAAGTGAAACTGATCACCATCAAATTAAAGGGTAAAGGATCTGCGTGGTGGGAGCAGTTGAAGCGGTCAAGAGAGAGGCAAGGCAAAGCCAAGATCACTGATTAGGAGAAGATGAAGAGTCACTTCCTTCCTTTCGGCTACACTCAAATCCTGTTTCAGCAACTTCACTCATTGAGGCAAGGCATGAGATTGGTGGATGATTACACCGAGGAGTTCTATCAGTTGGTCGCACGGAACGACCTATCTGAGACAGAAGAGCAGATGGTGGGGCAGTATTTGGGAGGATTGCGACAGCCCCTACCAGATGCCCTCAGTCTGCACTCGTTGTGGACCGTTTCTGAGGCCTATCAGCGTGCACTTGTCGCAGAGAAGCAACAGAACAAACGGCCAGTGGTCAGAAGCGATCAAGGCAATCGCCCAATTCGGCCCCAAGAATCTCGTCCTATCCAGCGGCCAACGCAAGGTAATtctaaccctaatattaagtaTTATAGATGTGGTGAACAGGGGCATAGGGCAAGTGATTGCAGGAAACCTGTCAGCCAGAAGGACAAGAACCTCCTACTTAAGGAAGAAGTGGTAGATTACACGTATGAGGAGACTGAAGATCCAGTGTATGACGAAGATGGAGATGACGATGTACTGTATGGAGACGGTCAAGAGAATTTGGTCGTTCGTAAGAGTTTACTGACTCCTAAGGGGGACTCTGGAGACGATTAGTTGAGAACCAATATTTTCCACACAACTTGCATAGTGGCCGACAAAGTCTGCAAGATGATCATTGACAGTGACAGTTGTGAGAACGTAGTGTCTGACGAGGCTGTCCAGAAACTGCAGTTGAAGACAGATCGTCATCCCAACCCATACAAGCTGTCGTGGCTCAGCAAAGGGAGTGAGGTAAAAATAGATAGACGATGCCTAGTATCTTTTTCTGTTGGGAAGAAGTATTTTGATAATGCTTGGTGTGATGTAGTATCTATGGACGCTTGTCATATGTTGTTAGGCAGACCTTGGCAGTATGATCGCAGTGTGGTGCATGATGGTAGGAGGAATACATATTCCCTTAGCATCAAagggaagaagattgtgttaGCACCTCGTCGGGACAGAGTCAATCCTACCCCGGTAGCCGATAATACTAACCTACTTTCTATGTCCAGGTTCTTAGTCGAAGTTGAGCGTGAAGATAGATTTTATGCCTTACTGCCTTATGGGAATAGTGTAGTAGACGGGACTCCAGATTTGCCACCAGAGGTGTAAAAGATGCTAGCAGAATTTTCTGACCTCATGCCAGAAGATTTCCCCCCCGGACATTGATGGCGCTGAGCTGTCAGATTGCACATTGATGGCGTTGAATTACCTAGAGCAGGCAGATCAGcgcaaaattggcaagaaatcgtaaTCTGACACAATTGGGGCAACTTCTGGATGCGCtgcagtattttggccataactttggctacgagtatccgattcgcgcatatgaccccaattcggaagGCTCTCTTCGGCGCGCACATCTTGGCTACCCAGCTACGCTCGGTGCACCTCCTTTCAAGCCCAAAATCCTctgttttcctttccaaaacccaaattttagatatttttttaccatttataGTAATTTTTCGTTTACTGTTTAGGAAgtgattctgagcccgatttgggccagattttttccagactgtttattttattccgtatttcgttttattaggaTTTTCGgaattttgctatttttggtaaaattctgctaaaaaccaaattttcagttttattaGCCCAGCTTGTGGGTGTTTTTCAGACatttgttgattattgatattttatcaaattcagaGTTTGTCTCTATCTTTTTGGGGgtgatttttctgttttcttccttgcaaactacttgttgattagcctgcaaaataatcgctattctgttcgGTGTCAGGATTCCGGCCTAGCTAGGTGAGATTTCTCTTCTCTTGTCTTTGATTTCGTTGATTTTCTGGGATTTCCTTTGAGAACTGAATTGGTCTTTTTGGGTTTGATCTTAGtagaaattctagggttttAAAAGCTACTGATTTAGGTAAATAATTTTATGAGTTTTGGTTGGGAATTACTTGTGaagaaaatctagggtttatggTGATTTTTGGGGCATGGCCGAATGAGTCTTCCTCTTGGATTTTTGGGTATGTTAAATGGTGTATTTTCTGGTTGTTGTATATTTATTGATTTGGGATTAGTGTTGCCGAATTGGGCTTGGGTGTGGTATTGTTGGTAATTTCTGGGTGTTTGGCCGAATGGATGCAGTGTTGGGTGTTTATTGTTCTTTGATGATGCCTTACTGAATCTTGTTGATGGGGATGACTAAGGATAGTGAGTGATTTCATGGTTTAGTGATTTCATTGtggatttgtgtagttttggtGAAGGATGGGCTGATTTggattgatattatttttggatgaatggcTTAGGAGAATGGTGTTCTTCTTTTGGGGGGTTTCGGTTTTTGATGATGTTAGATTGTGTTTAATGTTCTAAAAGTAGTTGTTGATTTTTACTAAGTTTCCATAATGTTGTTTTGATGGAAATCCGAATTTGATGTAGattttatgttttgatgatATTGAGTTTTGATTTAGGTGTTGGGTATGCTTTTGGTTGGATGGTTTCTTGGTGTGGAAAGCCAATGAGGAATTGATGTTTAATGTTGAAGTTAAAGTGTAAATTTTGGGTGTTTTGTCATCTTGGCCGAGTGGGTTATTTGTGGTGTTTTGGTTCTTCGATTTCCATTGAATGTTTGAGGTTGCTTAGATAGTTGGATTATTGTTAGTATTGGGTTTTGGTAAAAGTTGGGTTATGTGGTTCATGGAAGAAGGTTGTAAttgattttaagttgtttatttAAAAGATTGACTCTATGTATTGGATTTATTGATACCCGTTGGTTTGAGACTTTATTGTGATGTTGAAGAATATAAATTGTTGATGGATTATTGGTGACTATTGTTATGATGTTATAGTTGAAGAAATGTGGGCATTTCCATTTAAGAAATGAGTTGATTTTAGTTTGTAAAGGATAATTTCAAAGTACTTATTGGAATATAGTTAGGTTCACTACTATGTGTTATTTGAGTGTTTTAAGTATGCTTTAGGGCTTTGATTGAGTAAGAGATTATTTATGTGGATCGGGGGGTTGGCTTGTAGCATAGTTAGGTGATATTGGGTGCTTGTAGGTAGGGCAGATCAAATACTCGtggacccgccccgccccaaaAATTCCGGGTCTTAGTTATTTTTTTGCGGGTACTGGTAAAAAACTGATATacccgtgcggggcgggttgcgggttttaaaaaccccggggacccgccccgtacaattaaaaagaaaaaaaaaaaatacaaagccCTATCAGtaccacaccccccccccccccctcttcacatttttttctttcttttcttcgtaAACCCTAGCGCCGCACCCC harbors:
- the LOC133879800 gene encoding uncharacterized ATP-dependent helicase C29A10.10c-like, whose amino-acid sequence is MFGCSKISGNHPEILLMDGILVENIPQEFESVEQYFESYKHPLLEETRAELHSSMEIISNAPFAEVIAFDESKPYGKNLYDVKVDSWRNRFSVLGKEPYKTLPGDILVLANAIPEDVSDLQRTGRQWAFVTVTKIQEDENEDNSTSTSFKVKGSKDIGDDAGIQKSLFLIFLINTVTNKRIWNALHMSGNLEIIKNVLSTNSLIEEDGDLCCAQRDGSWDEKFVTSVTSKLNESQTKAVLACLHKKHCNHKSAVELIWGPPGTGKTKTTSTLLFTLLKMGFRTLTCAPTNAAITTVASCTLKLVKESFETNNWSGALFFSLGDILLFGSKERLQFGLDIEEIHLDYRVKRLTECLGPLTGWRHCFASMIDLLEDCVSQYKIFLENESLKEREHNNENEIKKKAGSISKRECNSFLDFLRKRFVSTSPSVKNCILVFCTHLPEKTVLEQNFQNMVSLIGLLESFETLLIQDNVESEVLKELFSRSKLPADIPLSSMDMPFLLYKKRSECLSVLRTINGSFNLLDRLSGMSKRSIEEYCLQKASLLFCTASSSYKLHSVPMEQPLSIMVIDEAAQLKECESTIPLQLPGLRHAILFGDECQLPAMVESNISREAGFGRSLFERLRSLGHSKHLLNIQYRMHPSISFFPNLKFYHKQILDSPNVKRKSHEKHYLSWPMFGPYSFINIVGGREEKDDVRRSRRNMVEVAVVMKILLKLYKAWCGSEQKFSVGVISPYAAQVVAIQERLGRKYDNLDGFAVKVKSVDGFQGGEEDIIIISTVRCNSYGSIGFVSNPQRTNAALTRAR